A region from the uncultured Holophaga sp. genome encodes:
- a CDS encoding DUF47 family protein has translation MSLNALIRRVKPRETVFFDLLDSSAANLLEATVYFEEAFRKGGPWGPMRDHMKALEHRGDALTVEILDRLNRVFATPLEREDIITLAHVLDDVVDSLYGLCEVLLLYKVDTVPEISHSISPLMVKAAEEIPPLMAGLRTFAQTDEMRARVLRMTEIENQADILHNQAMAELFVTVGDPVQVIKWKELIDHLEATCDLLELVGKVVSSTIMRNA, from the coding sequence ATGTCTTTGAATGCCCTGATTCGCCGGGTGAAGCCCAGGGAGACCGTATTCTTCGATCTTCTCGACAGCTCCGCGGCGAACCTCCTGGAGGCCACGGTCTACTTCGAGGAGGCCTTCCGGAAGGGGGGCCCCTGGGGTCCCATGCGGGACCACATGAAGGCCTTGGAGCACCGGGGGGATGCCCTCACGGTGGAGATTCTGGACCGGCTCAACCGGGTCTTCGCCACGCCCCTCGAGCGCGAGGACATCATCACCCTGGCCCATGTGCTGGACGATGTGGTGGACAGCCTCTACGGGCTCTGTGAGGTCCTGCTGCTCTACAAGGTGGACACGGTCCCTGAGATCAGCCACTCCATCAGTCCCCTGATGGTCAAAGCCGCCGAGGAGATCCCTCCCCTCATGGCCGGACTCCGGACCTTCGCCCAGACCGATGAGATGCGGGCCCGGGTGCTTCGGATGACCGAGATCGAGAATCAGGCCGACATCCTGCACAACCAGGCCATGGCCGAGCTCTTCGTGACCGTGGGCGACCCGGTCCAGGTGATCAAGTGGAAGGAGCTCATCGACCACCTGGAAGCCACCTGCGACCTGCTGGAACTGGTGGGCAAGGTCGTCAGCTCTACCATCATGCGGAACGCCTGA